Within the Desulfovibrio oxyclinae DSM 11498 genome, the region CCGCGGCAAGGGTGTGGCTGGCCGTCAGGGCATCCGGGCTCACTGTGAAGACCGCGTGTGGTGCGACAGAGGTGCGGATGCGCGGGTGCCCCGAGTATTGTTGGCGAAGTCGTCTCAGGGTTGTCCAGCAGGACTCTGCGTCGGGGAACATGGGGGAGGGGAATCCGAAAAATCCTTCGCCGAGCACGGCTCGGATGCCTGCGTCGTGCGCGGCGCGTCCGGTGTTTTCCTCGTGGAAGTATCCGTTCATGAAGGCCGTGCAGCCGGTGCGGATCATTTCCGCGCATCCCAGCGCGGCTCCCAGGCGAAGCAGCTCGGGCGAGAGCCTGCCCTCCACGGGCCAGATGTCCTCCCGCAGCCATTGCAGAAGCGGGCGGTCATCACCCACGCCCCGGAGCAGTGTCATGGGCAGATGGGTGTGGGCGTTGATGAGTCCGGGCAGAAGGAACGCGTCCGTGAGCCGGAGCGTCTCCCTTGCTTCAAACTGTTCGGCAATGTCGCCCCGGTCGCCACAGGCGGTTATCGTTCCGTCGCAAATGGCAACGGCCGCATCATGGAAGACGCGGCCGTCCAGAAAAGCCATGTCCGCGCAGACAAGCAGATCGCACTGATTTGTCGCACGGCCATCCGTCATGTCGTTTAGCCGTCCAGGCTGCCGATGGTATTGATGAGCACCGTCGTGACCTTTTCCACGTTCCCCTTGAATACTTCGAGGATGTCGTCCCACGTGACGGGCTCCTCGTCGGTCTTCCAGCAGTCGTAGTCGGTACTCATGGCAACGGCGGCGTAGGGCACTCCCGCCTCGTTGGCAAGCGCGCATTCCGGGGCCACGCTCATGTTGATGACGTCCGCGCCCCACATGCGGAACATGTTGGATTCCGCGCGAGTGGAGAAGCGGGCGCCTTCGATGGTGATGACCGTACCTTTGGCGTGGTAATCGAATCCGCCGCTATCGCAGGCCGCCACGAGTTTGGCTCGCAGCGTTTCGTCGAACGGTTCCGCCATGGCGGTGTGCACCGCGCCGTGCGGTTCGAAGCGGTGATGAAAGGAGTTGCCGGGGCGACGGGTGAAGTCGATGAACTGGTCGAGGATCACCAGATGACCGCGGTCGATCTCTTCGCGCAGCGACCCGCAGGCCGTGGTGGCGATGATCATGTCCGCGCCCCAGTCCTTGAGGGCGAGGATGTTGGCCCGGTGATTGACCGCATGGGGCGGGATGGTGTGTTCCCTGCCGTGGCGGGCGATGATGGCCACCTCGTTTCCGGCGATGGTGCCGACCTTGAGAGGGGAGCTGGGCGGCCCGAAGGCGGTCTCCGCCTGAAGGTCCGAGGCGCCTTCGATGATGTCGGGGTTGTCCAGTCCGCTGCCGCCGATGATGCCTATCTTGACCATGATTTCGCCTTGTCTAGAGCATGATGAGGTTGCAGAAGTCGTGGCCTTCGAGCTTCTTGTCGCCGTCGAGGAAACCGAGCTGGACCACGAAGCCAATGCCGACGATGTCCGCGCCGGCGTCTTCCACGAGCTTGACCATGCCCTGTGCGGTGCCGCCGGTGGCCAGCAGGTCATCGATGACCAGAACCTTTTCGCCTTCTTCAAGGGCGTCGGCGTGCATGCAGAGGGTGTCGGTGCCGTATTCGAGGTCGTAGGTGACGCAGGTGGTTTCGTAGGGCAGCTTGCCGGGCTTGCGCACCGGCACAAAGCCTATGCCCATCTTGTAGGCCAGCGGCGCACCGAAGATGAAGCCCCGCGCCTCGGCGGCGACGATCTTGGTGGCGCCGCAATCCTTGAATTTTTCCGCCAGGCAGTCCACCGTATGGCGAAATGCGTTGGGATCGGCGAGCATCGGAGTGATGTCGAAAAAGACGATTCCCTCTTTGGGATAGTTGGGAATGTCGCGGATGTGGGAACGCAGATCCATGGTTCTCCTCCTTGAAATAATGTCCCGATTGAGTACGTTCCCGCAAGGGCCTGTGTCAATTGGTTGATCGGCGCCGCTCTTTGATGTAGTGCAACTCGTTTCCGTTTACCGGGCAACCATGGAGATGAATATGTCCAGCGACGGCCACAGGGCCAAGAAAAGTCTCGGCCAGAACTTTCTGGTGGACGAGAATACATGCAGGCGCATCGCCGATGCGGTCTGCGCACTGCCCGGAGAACGGGTCTTGGAGATCGGACCGGGCAAGGGAGCCATCACGCGCTTTGTGGCTGAGTGTGACTTTGACGACTACCGTGTGCTGGAGCGCGACGAGGACCTGGCCGACCGGCTGGAGGACGAGTTCCCCGAGCTGGACGTGGTGCGCACGGATGCGCTCAAGTATCCGTGGGAGGAGTTGGAATCCGACTGGATCGTGGCGGGCAACCTTCCGTACAATATAGGATCAAAGCTCATCTGGGACATCGTCAGCCAGACGGAATGCGCCTGCGCCTTCATGGTTCAGCACGAGGTCGCGGCAAGGCTGACGGCCTCCCCGGGCTGCAAGCAGTACGGGGGACTCACCGCTTGGGTGGGGAACTTCTGCCGTACCCGGTATCTGTTCAAGGTGCCGCCCACGGTTTTCAGGCCAAAGCCCAAGGTGGACTCCGCAGTGGTCGAATTTATTCCTTTTTCCCGGCAGCAGCGGCCGCCGCACCCGCAAAAGCTCGCGCAGCTGTTGAAGCTGTGTTTCCAGAAACGCCGCAAGCAGCTTGGTAACATATTGAAATCCAGAATGAATGATGAAATCGAGGCGTGGTTTCAAAATGGCCCTGTCAAATTGACGGACCGGCCGGAAAATTTGTCACCAGAGCAGTTCAGAGAGCTCTCGACCCTTGTTTTTTCTTGATTCCGGGCGAAAAAACCCGGTTTGCCTATTGACGGAACACTCAAAAATCTGTTTTAGATGCGGAGGGGACTTGCTCGGGTGACGGATATGCCCGTCATTCGTAACATTCAGAGAAATTTTCTGCTTGTTCAAGGCCGAATCGGCCGCGATCCCCAACGTTGTAAATAATGGGGGCCTGCGATAAGGAATGTCTTGTTATTCCGGACGCTGACAGGCGGACCCCAAAGGTATCAGAACCATTAGAGGAGGAAGGACTGATGACGAAGGCTGAGTTGGTTGTGAAAATTGCTGAGAAGTCCAATCTTACCAAGGCCAATGCTGAACGCGCTCTCAACGCTTTTCTGGAGACTGTTGAGTCCACTCTCGTGAGCGACGGCAAGCTGACCCTGACCGGTTTCGGCACCTTCATGGTGGAAGAACGCAAGGAACGCGTGGGCCGCAACCCCCGCTCCGGCGCCGAGATCAAGATTCCCGCCACCAAGGTGGTCAAGTTCCGCCCCGGCAAAATCCTGAAGGAAGCCGTCAAGTAGGCATTGGAGGATAACCATGCTTCGTGGTGAAACCGTTCACAGCCCGCTCCCGCAGGACCTGCCCTGGTGGATGCCCGACCATTTCGTTTTCTTCGGCGTTCTGTACGCCGTGCTGGGCATCATCGGTCTCGGACTGGCCTGGACGTTCTACAAGTCCTGGAAAGATGTGAAGGAACAGCCCGACCACTAGGTCGCTGTATTCGGTAACGATCAGATGGAGCCTGCCGCCTCGTGCGGCAGGCTCTTTTTTGTATATTCTCCTCTTGCCAAGCGTGAAAACAGTGTGTAATTAGTCTTCTCTTGACTTTGCCTTCGGATTCCCCGTTGGCGACAAAGGGAGGTGATTTTCTTGCCGGGTGTTTACCTTGATGATGGTGACAGCTTCGACATTTCTCTGCGCCGCTTTAAAAAGCAGGTGGAGAAGGGCGGAATCCTGTCCGAACTGAAGAAGCGTCAGCACTACGAGAAGCCGAGCGTGCAGCGTAAGAAGAAAAAAGCTGCCGCGAAGAAGCGTCTCGCCAAAAAGCTCCGCAAGATGAGAACGTCCTAATTATGCTTTTCGAACGCATTAATAAGGACTTCATATCGGCCTATAAGGCCAAAGAAGAAGTTAAAGTGGCCGTCTTGAGGCTTCTCAAGACGGCCATTAAGAACGCTTCCGTCGAGTTTGGCCGTGAGCCGGACGAGGCGGAAGTGCTTGATATCGTCCTCAAGCAGGCCAAGCAGCGGCGCGAGTCCATTGAGCAGTACTCCAAGGCCGGGCGCGACGATCTGGCTGACCGCGAGGTTGCCGAGCTTGCCATTCTTGAGGGGTATCTCCCTCAGCGGCTTTCCGACGAGGAACTCTCCGCTGAGATCGACGCTCTCATCGCCGAAACCGGCGCAGAGGGTATGAAGGACATGGGCCGGGTCATGAAGCTGCTCAATGAGCGTTTCAAGGGCCGGATCGACGGCCGTGCTGCCAGCGAGACCGTCAAGGCGAAGCTCTCCTAATCCTCAAATTGCGGGTTCTATGGAATCCAGATCATTACGACTCCTCGAATTCAATCGTGTCCTGGAGACGCTGTCCACGTATGCCGTTTCGGAAGCCGGAGCTGCTGCGTGTCTCGACGTGCGTCCGCTTAAAGACGTCGAAGCCGTTTCCTCGTCCGTCCGCGAACTGCGAGAGGCCGCACGGTGGATCGGCGAATCGCAGATTCGTCTCTCCGCTTTCCCGAGTCTCGACGGACTGTTCGCCAACCTCGACGTCAAGCACGAGCACCTTGATCATGACGACCTGTTCGCGCTGAGAATAGTTTTCGGGCAGGCCGAGACTGTTCGCGAATCACTCAAGAATTTCGAAGACCGCGGCTGGGATGAGTTGGGACGCGTCCTTTTCTCCGCGCCGTGGCCCCAGACCGCCGTGTCGGGCATCAACCGTTGCCTCGACCCGGACGGGCGGATTCGCGACGAAAGCAGCCCCGAGCTTTCCGATGTTCGCCGCGAGATCCGCAACATTCATCAGCGCTGTACTCGCAAGGTGAAGGATTTTGTGCTGCGTGAGGACCTTTCCAACGCGCTGCAGGACGACTTTATCACTATTTCGTCCGACCGTTACGTGATGCCGCTCAAGGCCAACTTTAAGGGCCGCGTCAAGGGCATCATCCACGACTATTCGCAGACCGGTGAGACCTGCTACTTCGAGCCCATGTTCCTCGTGGAGATGAACAACCGGCTGCAGGAGCTCAAGCGCGAGGAGCGGGAAGAAGAACTCAAGGTTCTTCGGTACCTGACGGGCCTCGTGCGCCGTGAACGCGATGGCGTTCTCGGAGTTTACAAAAGCCTTGTGGCGCTTGATGTTCTCATGGCGAAGGTGGCGTACGGCGAGGCGCTGGACGGTCGCGCCGTGGACGTTCGCGAGGGTGCGGTGCCGACCCTCAAGGGTGCCCGGCATCCGTTGCTTGCCACTGGCGGCAATGTGCATCCGCTCAATATTTCATTTACAGAGACCACCCGCAGCCTCGTGATCAGCGGCGGCAACGCGGGCGGCAAGACGGTGTGTCTCAAGACGCTGGGCCTGTGTGCGCTCATGGCTCTTTCCGGACTTCCTGTTCCTGTTGAAGAGGGCAGCGTGCTCCCGCCGTGGAGCAACGTGTTCGTTGTCATGGGCGACGAGCAGAGCCTCGATGAGAGCGTCAGTACCTTTACGGCCCAGATATCCTACATCCGCCGCGTATGGGACAGTGTGGACGAAAACACGCTGTTCATCCTCGATGAATTCGGTGCGGGTACCGATCCCACACAGGGAGCCGCGCTGGCGCAGGCAGTCATCGACAGCCTGTTGGAACGCGAGGCCATGTCCGTTGTTGCCACCCATTTCCCGGCACTGAAGGCTTATGCCATGGCCACCGAGGGCGTCCGTGCGGCCTGCGTGCTCTTTGACCCGCGCACCAAACAGCCGCTTTTCGAACTGGCCTATGATCAGGTCGGTGCATCCATCGCGCTGGACGTGGCCAAGGAGAACGGACTTCCTGAAGAAATTCTGGATCGTGCCGAACGCTATCTGCTGATGGACGGCTCCGATACCACCGCTGTTCTGGACCGTCTGAACGAGCTGGCTGTGGAGCGCGAAAAGGAAATCCGCGAAGCCGAGTCCGTGCGTCGCAAGATGCAACACAAGCATGACAAGCTCGAAGCCGACTTTGAGCAGCGCAAGGGCAAGCTGCTCAAGGATATTCAGGGGCAGGCGCAGGATGTTGTTCGACAGTGGAAGCAGGATCGCATCAGCCGCAAGCAGGCCCAGAAGAAGTTGGCGGATGCCCGCGAAACGCTCGTCTCCACTGGTGACAAGGCCGAAAAGGCCGTTGAAAAGGCGTTTTCCTTTGATGATCTTGAACCCGGCATGAAGGTGACCTACACCGCATGGAATCGCGAGGGCGACGTGGTTGAGATCAACAAGCGCAAGAAGCAGGCCAAGGTGGACGTCGGCGGTGTGGCCATGTGGGTCAAGGCCGAGCATCTTCAGCCCGCGGGCGGTTCCTCCAACGGAGCGAAGCCGTCTTCGGCCAAGGGACGTACCCCCAAGGCGAAACCTGCTGATTCACTGGTCACCTTGCGTCTGGATCTTCGCGGCCGAAGGGCGGACGAGGCGCTTGCCGAATTGGACCGTTTTTTGGACGAAGCCCTACTCAAGGGAGCCGGGCGCCTGGAGATTGTCCACGGACGCGGAACCGGTGCCCTGCGCCGTGAAGTACACGATTTTCTGAAGCATTATCCTGCGGTTTCCTCCTTCTCGCTTGCGCCTGAAGATCAGGGGGGAGATGGCATGACTGAAGTGTTGCTTACCTGAGGACCCGTTTTCGCCCCCGCCGATTTCGAGCGAAGGGCGGCTCGGGCCCCAACCTGTTGGGGAGCTTGTGGATCGCAGCGCTGTCGAGGCCGTCAAGGCCCGCATCAATATCGCGGACATCATACGCCGCTACGTGGACCTGAAACCCGTTTCAGGCCGGTGGATGGGTGCGTGCCCGTTCCATCAGGAAACCAAGCCCTCCATGAGCGTGAACGAGGACGAGGGTTTCTTTTATTGTTTCGGGTGTCAGGCGTCCGGCGATGTCATTGATTTCTACATGCGCATCAACGGGCTGGAGTTTCGGGACGCGCTTGAGCAACTCGCCACCGAGGCCGGGGTGGAGCTGAAGGGCTACCGGCAGAACCAGCAGGATGTGGAGCGCAGCCGTCGCAAGAAGCTCCTCATGGAGATGCACGACGAGGCGCAGCATTTTTTCCGCAACTGCCTTGGCCATGCCGTGGGGCAGCCCGCGCGTGACTATCTTAAGCGTCGCGGCACTTCGCCGGAGATCATTGAGCGTTTCGGTCTCGGGTACAGCCCGGATGACTGGCACGGATTGGACAATTTCCTCAAGGGAAGGGGCAGAATGCCCGAGGACGGCGTGGAAGCCGGACTTTTGTCGAAAAATCAGAAAGGCAATATTTACGACAGGTTCCGTGGAAGATTGATCTTCCCCATCAAAAATCTTTCGGGTCGGGTCATTGCATTCGGCGGTAGAATAATTACAGATGGAGAACCAAAGTACCTGAATAGCAGTGATTCGCCCATCTACAAAAAGGGCGAACACCTCTATGGCCTTGATGTGGCGCGGCGGTCCATGAACCGCACCCGCAGGGCGCTGCTCACGGAAGGCTACATGGACGTGCTTTCACTGCATCAGTTTGGGTACGAGGACGCCTGCGGGGTGTTGGGAACCGCGCTGACGACCGATCAGGTCAAGAGGCTGGCCGGACTGTGCAACCGGGTCGATCTCGTATTCGACGGGGACGGCGCCGGCAGAAAGGCCGCACTCAAGAGCAGCCGGATGATACTGTTGCAGGGAGCCAAGTGCCGTGTGGTGCTGCTTCCCGAAGGAAAAGACGTGGACGACGTGCTGCAGGAACACGGACGGGACGGATTCGAACAGTGTCTGGACAATGCAAGGGACGGGCTGGATTTTTGCCTGAAGACCCTTCGCGACGACTTTTCGCCGCGCGAGATCATGGACTGGGCCGGGAGTTTTCTCTCGGAACTGAAGGATCCCGCTTTGGCGGCGTTTTTCCTGCCCCGTCTGGCCGGCGGGCTCGGTTTGTCCGAAGCCGAGCTGAGGCGGACGTTTACGGGAGACAGGGCACCGGCCCGGGGCCGCAACGAGCCTGCGCCAGCCGCTTCTCCCGCGCCGTCAGCCGTACGCAAGGCCGCACCACGGGAAAAGGAAAGCAGGAACGATCGGACATATTTGACGTTTTGCATCAAATACCCGGAATACATCCCCTACCTGGAAGGGCAGGAGATGCATTCCGTGCTCTCCACCGAGTGGGCCAGGGCACTGTGGGAAAAGCTCAGAGTCATGCAGCCGGGCGAAGATGCGCTCTCGCGGCTCAACCCCGAAGAAAAGAGCTTTTTCATCCAGTGTCGCAACCAGCTTGCGGAGAACCCATTGAACGGTCAGGAGCTGCAGCAGGAATGGTCCTTCATCTGCAACTCGATCTACGAAACGCGAAAGAAGGCCTATCTGCGTTATTTGAGAGAGAATATCCGCCTTGCGCAGGAGCAGGGCGATAGAGCGCTCTTGGAACAGTATCAGCGGGCTTACCAGGAGTTTCTGGGGAGGAACCAATGAGCAACATCAAAGAAATTCAGCAGATCAAAACCCTCATCGCCAAGGGCAAGAAGAAGGGGCATCTCACCTTTGAAGAGGTGAACGCCGCACTGCCCAACGATGCCAACACCCCGGAGCAGATGGAAGAAGTCATCACGCTTTTCGAGCAGATGAACATCTCCATCGTGGATGCTCCCAAGGATGCCAAGAGCAGCGAAGACAGTTCGGAGGACAACTCCAACGTCATCAGCGAGAGCGAAGAGGATCCCGTGGAGCTCGCCTCCCGCAGCACCGATCCCGTGCGTATGTATCTGCGCGAGATGGGTGCCGTGCCTCTTCTGGACCGTGAAGGCGAAGTCGTCATCGCCAAGAAGATAGAGTCCGGCGAGATGGACGTGCTGTACGCCCTCATCGAGGTGCCGGTTGCCGTCGAGGAGCTGGTCAAGGTCGGTGAAGACCTTGAAGAAGGCACTGTCAAGCTCAAGGACGTGGTCAAGACCATCGAAGAAGACGATCCGTCCGAAGACGAGATGAACCAGCGTCAGCGGGTCATCCACCTTCTCAATGAGATCAGCGACGTCTTCGACATAAAGCAGGAACTGTACGACCAGCTTGAACAGTGCGACCCGAACGACAAGCGCGCGCAGGAAGTGTATCAGGATATCGTCAAGTACAAGGAAGATATCGTCGAGCGCCTGCGCGACATCAAGCTTGAGAAAACGCTCATCGACCGCATCATCGAGACGGTCAACGACTACGTACGCCAGATGCACAACTGTCAGCGCGATCTCTCGGCATACGTTCTCTCCGTGGGCAAGACCAGTGCCGAAATCAAGGAGATCTTCAAGCAGGTCGACGACCGTGAGCTGAATCCGGTCAAGGCCGCCGACATGCTCGGCATGACCGTCGAGGAGTTCTTCTCCTTCAAGGAAATGCTCGCCGGCAAGATCGAGATCATGGATCGCCTGCAGCAGAAGTGCAAACACTCGGTCCACGACCTTGAGGAAGTGCTGTGGCGCATCAAGCACGGCAACCGCACCGCCATGCAGGCCAAGCAGGAGCTGATCCGCGCCAACCTGCGCCTTGTGGTGTCCATCGCCAAGAAGTACACCAACCGCGGCCTGCAGTTCCTGGATCTGATTCAGGAGGGCAACATCGGCCTCATGAAGGCCGTGGACAAGTTTGAATACCAGCGTGGGTACAAGTTCTCCACCTACGCCACCTGGTGGATCCGTCAGGCCATCACCCGCGCCATCGCGGACCAGGCCCGGACGATCCGCATCCCGGTGCACATGATAGAGACCATCAACAAGCTCATCCGCACCTCGCGCTATCTGGTGCAGGAGCTTGGCCGCGACCCGTCTCCGGAAGAGATTGCGGAACGCATGGAATACCCGCTCGACAAGGTCAAGAAGGTCCTCAAGATCGCAAAGGAACCCATTTCCCTCGAAACCCCCATCGGGGACGAGGAAGATTCCAGCCTCGGCGATTTCATCGAGGACAAGAAGGCCGCCGCGCCCGCGGAAGAAGTGGTCTGCACCAAGCTGGGCGAGCAGATCGCCAGCGTGCTTTCCGACCTGACTCCGCGCGAGGAGCAGGTCCTGCGCAAGCGTTTCGGCATCGGCGAAAAGTCCGACCATACGCTTGAGGAAGTGGGCAAGCTGTTCAACGTCACCCGTGAACGCATCAGACAGATTGAGGCCAAGGCGCTTCGCAAGCTGCGGCATCCGGTCCGCAGTGCCATGCTCCGGTCCTACTTCGAAAACTAGCCGTCATGAGCGGGGGAGGCGGAAGACGCCTTCCCCGCTTTTTTATTATGCTCAGTCTCTTCGCCTCACCGCTTTCTCCGCTCGTCACCGCGCTGGGATATTTCGTAGACACCCGTCTGGGCGACCCGTCATGGCTGTATCATCCGGTACGCGCCCTCGGATGGGTCATTGATCGCGCTGAAAAAGCCGTGCGCTCCCGTGTTGGCTCCGAAGCAGGAATGAAGATTGCCGGTGCTACCGTCACACTGCTGTTGAGTTCCACCGTGGCTGCTCTGGTGTCTACGCTGATTGCCCTTCCACTGCTTGGTTTTTTGCTTGCCGTCTATTTTGCCTATTCCGGCTTGGCCCTCCGCTGCCTTCTTGATGAAGGGGCGGATGTTGAAAGGCTGTTGCAGGCCGATGATATCGATGAAGCCCGTGTCCGTCTGTCGTATCTGGTGAGCCGGGACACGTCGCGCATGGATGCTGTGGACATTCGCCGTTCTTTGGCGGAGACCCTGTCGGAAAACTTCAGCGACGGCTTTGTCGCCCCTCTGTTCTATCTGTGCCTGTTCGGCCCGGCTGGCATGTGGGCCTATAAAACGGTGAACACTTTCGACTCCATGTGGGGCTACAAAAACGAGCGGTACAGTCACCTGGGCTGGTTCCCTGCCAGGTTGGACGATGTGCTCAACTTCATCCCGGCCAGATTGAGTGCCGTTTTGATCCTGCTTGTATCGCGACGCCCACGCCCACTCGCGGCCCTGAGAACTGTCATCAGGCAGGCGGGAAAAATGGAAAGCCCCAACGCCGGTTGGCCAATGGCCGCCTGTGCCATAGCCCTCAATGCGCGAATGGGCGGCCCTACCTCATACTTTGGTCGCATTAAGCAAAAACCGCTGCTGGGGGGCGAATTCGCGTGGGACCAGGCTCTGCTGGCCAGACTTTTATTGACCCTCAAAAGGACAGGCGGGTGGTCTTTGCTTATCCTGATTTCTTTTCAGGCGTTCCTCTGGTTTGCAGCCTGACAAGGCTCTGCCTGCTAGTCGTTTCTGGATCATCACCATTCTGGCCTTCTTCTGTTCGATGCCTTTTTGTCGGCACGAAGGGGTGCTTTGCGTTATCCTTAGAACTCCATCGCAGCATTTCGAATCTCGCAGAAATGGGCAGTTCCGTTTTTATCTCTCATAGGTATGGTTCACCAAGTTGCTCACAGTAATGATTTTCATTGCTGCGAAAAGTGCATGAAAATCAACTTATTGTGGATTGAGTGATGTTGAAATGGTTGAACCTTCTAACAGAACAACCGCTGAGTTATTCACAGATACATGTTTAAAACCTAGTGACTGGCTTGATAATCACGAATTTTTAGCAAGAGCTATTGTGACAATATTTCGGGGGGTTAGTGGTGAGGTCGTTGATTGCATTAAACACCGTAAGGAGCTGGAATGCTTAGCTCTATAATGTTTGACACTGGTTGGCCTGTGTAATAGTAAAGTTGTTACGCCTAAAGATCGTCAAACGTCACTCTCAAGGAGCCCCTCATGCCCGAGACCGTTGCTGTTCAGAATCTGGAAACGTTGCAGGTCACACTGCCCGGTGAAGGTCGCACTCAGGCCTACCGCTTGTCCCCGGACATGCTTATCTCGTTTGAATTCGATGTCTCTGACGCTGTGTTCACTCGTGACGGAAACGATCTCGTTGTTCAGGTGGACGGGGGGGGGGCGATAGTCTTTGAGGACTATATTCTCCTTAACGAAGGTGGGCAGCTTCCGCTCTTCGAGCTTGTTGGCGGAGAACTGGTGCCCGGCGAAGCCTATCTTTTTGCATTCTCCGACATGGAAGCTCCCGCAGAAGATATCGAAACGGCTGCGGACGCTGGCGGCAGCGGCAGCGGGGCGGGCGTATACTCCGATGACAGCGGGGC harbors:
- the cbiB gene encoding adenosylcobinamide-phosphate synthase CbiB, with amino-acid sequence MLSLFASPLSPLVTALGYFVDTRLGDPSWLYHPVRALGWVIDRAEKAVRSRVGSEAGMKIAGATVTLLLSSTVAALVSTLIALPLLGFLLAVYFAYSGLALRCLLDEGADVERLLQADDIDEARVRLSYLVSRDTSRMDAVDIRRSLAETLSENFSDGFVAPLFYLCLFGPAGMWAYKTVNTFDSMWGYKNERYSHLGWFPARLDDVLNFIPARLSAVLILLVSRRPRPLAALRTVIRQAGKMESPNAGWPMAACAIALNARMGGPTSYFGRIKQKPLLGGEFAWDQALLARLLLTLKRTGGWSLLILISFQAFLWFAA